The following coding sequences lie in one Mucilaginibacter sp. KACC 22773 genomic window:
- a CDS encoding RagB/SusD family nutrient uptake outer membrane protein, with translation MKKIYILMGVASVLFSCNKLDEKPASVIVKEQFFKTQSDAVAGVTAVYGELVSDGTEQPLYGREINFLTDMTTDDLSAGPSAINPNVRSLSSITYTATNDRVQVLWRQLYTGISRANVAIDQIPAMSFDETIRKRLVLEAKFLRALFYFDLVRLWGDVPLVLHDPTSTDLNSLKTNRSPAADVYKQVIADLTDAQNLPAGYTGADIGRATGGAAKTLLLKVYLTQKDWANAVAKAKEIINGPYGYGLVANYGDLFNKATKNGKEHIFSAQFDSNGGLGNTSTLMGAAFTGFGVSVPADIPADSSVYKQFSANDTRRAVTFYTSLTNPSTGVVKIYPSFYFGKYVDRTVLLTSNQSSINFPVLRYADVLLMYSEALNEVGGATADAYSGINQVRNRANTGDLTPGLSQAAFRDSLYAERRREFVQEAQRWFDLARTGKLVEAVSKVATKTNVSAKNYLFPIPQSEISINAGLTQNPGYTN, from the coding sequence ATGAAAAAGATATATATACTGATGGGTGTGGCAAGCGTCCTTTTTTCCTGCAATAAACTGGATGAAAAGCCTGCATCTGTGATTGTAAAAGAACAATTTTTTAAAACACAGTCGGATGCCGTTGCCGGGGTAACCGCTGTTTATGGCGAGTTGGTGAGTGATGGGACAGAACAGCCGCTTTACGGCAGAGAGATCAACTTCCTTACGGATATGACTACCGATGACCTTTCTGCCGGCCCGTCTGCAATCAATCCAAATGTAAGGTCGCTTAGCTCCATTACTTATACGGCGACAAATGATAGGGTACAGGTTTTATGGCGACAATTATACACAGGTATCAGCCGGGCAAATGTGGCTATCGATCAAATCCCGGCTATGTCTTTTGATGAAACCATTCGCAAGAGGCTGGTGTTGGAAGCCAAATTTTTACGCGCCCTGTTTTATTTTGACCTGGTACGCCTATGGGGCGACGTGCCACTGGTATTGCATGACCCTACATCTACCGATTTAAATAGTTTAAAAACTAACAGAAGTCCGGCTGCCGATGTATATAAACAGGTTATAGCCGACTTAACCGATGCCCAAAATCTACCTGCCGGCTATACCGGAGCGGATATAGGCCGAGCTACTGGTGGGGCTGCCAAAACTTTGCTGTTAAAAGTTTACCTCACTCAAAAAGACTGGGCTAATGCGGTTGCTAAGGCAAAAGAAATTATTAACGGCCCCTATGGTTATGGTTTAGTTGCCAACTACGGCGATTTGTTTAACAAGGCTACCAAAAACGGCAAGGAACATATCTTTTCGGCGCAATTTGACTCTAACGGAGGCCTGGGGAATACCAGTACGTTAATGGGGGCTGCGTTCACCGGTTTTGGCGTAAGTGTGCCTGCCGATATTCCGGCCGACAGTTCGGTTTACAAGCAATTTAGCGCCAATGATACACGGAGGGCGGTTACGTTTTACACATCACTCACAAACCCATCAACCGGAGTTGTTAAAATTTACCCCTCTTTTTATTTTGGTAAATATGTAGATAGAACAGTGCTGCTTACTTCAAATCAAAGCAGTATAAATTTCCCCGTACTCAGGTATGCCGATGTGCTGTTGATGTACTCGGAGGCATTAAATGAAGTTGGAGGTGCAACCGCCGATGCTTACAGCGGTATTAACCAGGTAAGGAACCGCGCCAATACGGGCGATTTAACGCCCGGACTTTCACAGGCTGCGTTCAGGGATTCGCTTTACGCCGAGAGGCGGCGCGAGTTTGTACAGGAAGCCCAGCGCTGGTTTGACCTGGCCCGTACAGGCAAGTTGGTTGAAGCGGTTTCAAAAGTTGCGACAAAAACCAATGTGAGCGCAAAAAATTACCTGTTTCCTATTCCGCAAAGCGAGATTAGTATTAATGCGGGCTTAACGCAAAACCCAGGCTATACAAATTAA
- a CDS encoding arylsulfatase: MKTHFKSISRLSKGTLLSGALVMSAMTSAFAQNNQTPAYQGKVGKTLADSKEWWPAPVTAPKGAPNVIWILLDDVGFGATSAFGGIINTPTYDSLANNGLRYTNFHTAAICAPTRAALLTGRNHHYVHMGGFAHTILSAGFPGYDGRIPADKGTIAEILRENGYNTFAVGKYGLTPDEDATDAGPFDRWPSGKGFDHFFGFLGSQTDQYKPDLVEDNAHVKPDGRHLSEQITDKAISYIARQQKAAPDKPFFLYYAPGATHAPHQVAREWSDQYKGKFNGGWDVFREKVFAEQKRKGIIPANAVLPPRNPGIKAWNTLSADEKKLYARFMEVYAGYLTYTDHETERLISYLKQSNQLDNTLIFVVIGDNGASKEGSQNGDIDRSILANGGSEEETIKYNLSKIDDIGTPKGTEVNYPLGWAQAANTPFKYWKQDANSEGGTRNPLIVFYPKGIKDKGGIRTQYSHVNDLLPTTLEYLGIKAPEYIKGVKQDTLQGTSLVYSFDNGAAPTRHNLQYYYIFGSRSIYKDGWKAEALHHTTFFNTSRNPADTVRDFNKDKWELYNLDKDFNERNDLAAKYPEKLKELQALFDEQAQKNNIYPFIDWDDVFKQRIHKKTGVAQADQKSMINTTPKGK, translated from the coding sequence ATGAAAACACACTTTAAATCCATCAGCCGGTTATCAAAGGGCACTTTGCTTTCCGGGGCATTGGTGATGTCGGCCATGACATCGGCTTTTGCGCAAAATAATCAAACGCCGGCTTACCAGGGAAAAGTTGGCAAAACACTTGCCGATTCAAAAGAATGGTGGCCCGCCCCGGTTACAGCCCCCAAAGGCGCGCCAAACGTAATCTGGATTTTGCTTGATGATGTTGGCTTTGGTGCTACAAGCGCGTTTGGCGGCATCATTAATACCCCAACTTATGATAGCCTGGCCAATAATGGCCTGCGCTATACCAACTTTCATACGGCAGCCATTTGCGCACCTACAAGGGCAGCATTACTAACCGGCCGCAACCATCACTATGTACACATGGGCGGTTTTGCGCATACCATATTATCGGCAGGCTTTCCGGGTTATGATGGGCGCATACCGGCAGATAAAGGTACCATTGCCGAAATATTGCGCGAGAACGGCTACAACACTTTTGCGGTTGGCAAATACGGCTTAACGCCCGACGAGGATGCTACCGATGCCGGTCCGTTTGATAGGTGGCCAAGCGGTAAAGGGTTTGATCATTTTTTTGGCTTTCTTGGTTCGCAAACAGACCAGTACAAGCCCGACCTGGTCGAAGATAACGCCCACGTAAAACCAGATGGAAGGCACCTGAGCGAACAGATAACCGATAAGGCGATTAGTTACATTGCCCGCCAGCAAAAAGCAGCACCAGACAAGCCGTTTTTTCTGTATTACGCGCCGGGCGCCACACATGCGCCACACCAGGTAGCCAGGGAGTGGAGCGACCAGTATAAGGGGAAGTTTAACGGGGGATGGGACGTTTTCAGGGAAAAGGTATTTGCCGAACAAAAGCGTAAAGGCATTATTCCCGCAAACGCAGTGCTGCCTCCGCGAAACCCCGGTATCAAAGCGTGGAATACCCTATCGGCAGATGAAAAAAAACTGTATGCCCGTTTTATGGAAGTTTATGCAGGTTATCTTACCTATACCGATCATGAAACGGAGCGCTTAATAAGTTATCTGAAACAAAGTAACCAACTGGATAACACCCTGATATTTGTAGTAATTGGCGATAATGGCGCCAGTAAAGAAGGCTCGCAGAATGGCGATATCGATCGTTCTATATTGGCTAACGGTGGTTCTGAAGAGGAAACTATTAAATACAATCTTAGTAAAATAGACGATATTGGTACGCCTAAAGGCACCGAAGTAAATTATCCGTTAGGCTGGGCACAGGCCGCCAACACACCATTTAAATACTGGAAACAAGATGCCAACTCTGAGGGGGGAACGCGTAACCCGCTAATTGTATTTTATCCTAAAGGCATTAAAGATAAAGGCGGCATACGCACCCAATATAGCCATGTTAACGATTTGTTGCCTACCACGCTCGAATACCTGGGCATTAAAGCGCCAGAATACATTAAAGGTGTAAAACAAGATACCTTACAGGGTACATCGCTTGTTTATTCGTTCGATAACGGCGCTGCACCAACCAGGCACAATTTGCAATACTACTATATTTTTGGGTCGCGCTCTATTTACAAAGATGGATGGAAGGCCGAAGCCTTGCATCATACCACTTTTTTTAATACATCGCGTAACCCGGCCGATACCGTCAGAGATTTTAATAAGGATAAGTGGGAACTTTATAACTTAGATAAAGATTTTAACGAACGTAATGATCTGGCTGCTAAATACCCCGAAAAGCTAAAGGAGTTACAGGCCTTATTTGATGAGCAGGCGCAAAAGAACAATATTTACCCTTTTATTGATTGGGACGACGTATTTAAGCAAAGGATCCATAAAAAAACAGGTGTGGCCCAGGCAGATCAAAAGTCGATGATAAACACAACTCCTAAAGGGAAATAG